From Methylobacterium radiodurans, a single genomic window includes:
- a CDS encoding S8 family peptidase yields the protein MARRVQATGDEEFRALVFATFGHQRFTQDSAILPNVWFAFLREPGRPIDLILTPYSGSSPGALARNLRDRLAAADARAATRAEVAYLNGAVCARLGFRQLFEIVVPMTSWWIRVSAQIGPLDAFHDRLFRGTEYDDEIAAAVSRTGQWEFFRFAALAATVSLREDPATVRTDLAPIEEILAGGRPGRRRPTLLAAQPIIARFVEMARAMHPYGAGVDAGGEGTGQEPRIWTINRNREASVSVGVSRRTVKADAAHCVFNLDTTGIRWGIVDDGVDARHPAFRDRKRLETERVRDPAFDPEAGWAAVTRVSETYDFTFLRRLIATGRIPRSESGGWPDRLQASAETRRFRRQIEAMRRRYDDGGDLDWTTIQTIIRVPHGPGYRPPASAHGTHVAGILAADWPQEENPERDIDVRGICPALELYDLRVFGDDGAGGDEFTIQAALEFVGFLNKNRRLPVIHGVNLSLSIPHEVESFACGRTPVCEECNRLSGQGVVVVAAAGNRGWVTGRADDHFGDFRSITVTDPGNAREVITVGSTHRIEPHTYGVSFFSSRGPTGDGRIKPDLVAPGEKILGPTPGGGLRRLDGTSMAAPHVSGAAALLMARHRELIGDPRRIKEVLCRTCTDLGRERYFQGAGLVDVLRALQSI from the coding sequence ATGGCGCGCCGGGTGCAGGCGACCGGTGACGAGGAGTTCCGCGCCCTGGTCTTCGCCACGTTCGGACATCAGCGCTTCACCCAGGACAGCGCCATCCTGCCCAACGTGTGGTTCGCGTTCCTCCGCGAGCCCGGTCGGCCGATCGACCTGATCCTGACGCCCTACTCGGGCTCCAGCCCCGGCGCGCTCGCGAGGAACCTGCGCGACAGGCTGGCCGCCGCCGACGCGCGTGCCGCGACGCGGGCGGAGGTCGCCTACCTCAACGGCGCGGTCTGCGCGCGCCTCGGCTTCAGGCAGCTCTTCGAGATCGTGGTGCCGATGACATCGTGGTGGATCCGCGTCTCCGCGCAGATCGGTCCGCTTGACGCATTTCACGACCGCTTGTTCCGCGGGACCGAGTACGACGACGAGATCGCCGCCGCCGTCTCGCGGACGGGGCAATGGGAGTTCTTCCGGTTCGCGGCGCTGGCGGCGACGGTCAGCCTGCGGGAAGACCCGGCGACCGTACGGACGGACCTCGCCCCGATCGAGGAGATCCTAGCGGGAGGGCGTCCCGGACGGCGGCGCCCGACGCTGCTGGCCGCGCAACCCATCATCGCGCGGTTCGTCGAGATGGCCCGCGCCATGCACCCCTATGGCGCCGGCGTCGATGCAGGGGGAGAGGGGACGGGCCAGGAACCGCGGATCTGGACGATCAACCGCAACAGGGAGGCGTCGGTCTCGGTCGGCGTCTCCCGCCGCACCGTGAAGGCCGACGCGGCCCACTGCGTCTTCAACCTGGACACGACCGGTATCCGCTGGGGAATCGTCGACGACGGCGTCGACGCGCGGCATCCCGCATTCCGGGATCGCAAGAGGCTGGAGACGGAACGCGTCCGCGACCCGGCCTTCGATCCCGAGGCGGGATGGGCAGCGGTCACGCGGGTTTCCGAGACCTACGACTTCACCTTCCTGCGGAGGTTGATCGCGACCGGGAGGATCCCGCGCAGCGAGAGCGGCGGCTGGCCCGACCGGCTGCAGGCGTCGGCCGAGACGCGACGCTTCCGCCGGCAGATCGAGGCGATGCGTCGTCGCTACGACGATGGCGGCGACCTCGACTGGACCACGATCCAGACGATCATCCGCGTGCCGCATGGGCCCGGCTATCGGCCACCCGCCTCGGCCCATGGCACGCACGTGGCGGGCATCCTCGCGGCGGATTGGCCACAGGAGGAGAACCCCGAACGGGACATCGACGTGCGCGGGATTTGCCCTGCCCTGGAACTGTACGACCTGAGGGTGTTCGGCGACGACGGGGCCGGAGGTGACGAGTTCACCATTCAGGCCGCCCTTGAGTTCGTCGGCTTCCTGAATAAGAACCGTCGCCTGCCCGTCATCCACGGCGTCAACCTGAGCTTGTCCATCCCTCACGAGGTCGAGAGCTTCGCCTGCGGGAGGACGCCGGTCTGCGAGGAATGCAACCGCTTGTCCGGACAGGGCGTGGTGGTGGTGGCCGCGGCGGGCAACCGCGGCTGGGTCACGGGCCGGGCGGATGACCACTTCGGGGACTTCCGGTCGATCACCGTGACGGATCCCGGCAACGCGCGCGAGGTGATCACGGTCGGATCGACCCACCGCATCGAGCCCCACACCTACGGCGTCAGCTTCTTCTCCAGCCGCGGGCCGACGGGTGACGGGCGGATCAAGCCCGACCTCGTGGCGCCCGGCGAGAAGATCCTCGGCCCGACCCCTGGCGGGGGCCTGCGCCGGCTCGACGGCACCAGCATGGCGGCCCCGCACGTGAGCGGCGCCGCGGCGCTGCTCATGGCCCGGCACCGCGAGTTGATCGGCGACCCACGCAGGATCAAGGAAGTCCTCTGCCGAACCTGCACCGACCTCGGGCGCGAACGCTACTTCCAAGGTGCCGGCCTGGTCGACGTGCTCCGCGCGCTCCAATCGATCTGA
- a CDS encoding ComEC/Rec2 family competence protein: MVIFEALDAAHGDCFLIHFDDADGRRRLWLVDAGPPSTYPERLSPRIEQLRGGRTLRVDLCMVTHIDDDHIGGVLALVRRESRLVLEERVDGTVDLKEVWFNSFDDIVGAAKRVGRAAPADILDAHRAATAEVASFQQGSELRRTLSALRVPMNASVPGGLISAPTTLRELAGAKVTVLAPLKARLDALRDKWAKAAAKPRGARPAELAGLFREDLDTSVPNLSSIVAMVEAGGKRILLTGDARGDDIVAGWQAARQGSDHPFLVDVMKVPHHGSDRGITEGFLRQFPARHYVISANGRDGNPKPAVLEQIAYTQEGRPCTIHVTNDLPHVRAAMATIQGRPGNRIAYRARDAAVDPLSLRIEL; encoded by the coding sequence ATGGTCATCTTCGAGGCCCTGGACGCCGCGCACGGCGACTGCTTCCTCATTCACTTCGACGACGCCGACGGACGCAGGCGCCTCTGGCTCGTCGACGCCGGACCTCCATCGACCTACCCGGAACGGCTGTCTCCCCGTATCGAGCAACTCCGCGGCGGCCGCACGCTGCGCGTCGACCTCTGCATGGTGACCCATATCGACGACGACCACATCGGCGGCGTCCTCGCGCTGGTTCGGAGGGAAAGCCGTCTCGTCCTGGAGGAGCGGGTGGATGGTACGGTCGACCTCAAGGAGGTTTGGTTCAACAGCTTCGACGACATCGTCGGCGCCGCGAAACGGGTCGGCCGTGCCGCCCCGGCCGACATCCTCGACGCGCATCGGGCCGCGACCGCGGAGGTCGCGAGCTTCCAACAGGGCAGCGAGCTGCGCCGGACGCTCTCCGCATTGAGGGTTCCGATGAACGCCTCCGTGCCCGGAGGCCTGATTTCGGCACCGACGACCCTGCGGGAGCTGGCCGGCGCGAAGGTCACCGTCCTCGCCCCTCTCAAGGCGAGGTTGGACGCCTTGCGAGACAAGTGGGCAAAGGCGGCCGCCAAGCCGCGGGGCGCCCGGCCGGCGGAGCTGGCCGGGCTCTTTCGCGAGGACCTCGACACCTCCGTCCCGAACCTGTCGAGCATCGTCGCCATGGTGGAGGCGGGCGGGAAGCGCATCCTCCTGACCGGCGATGCCCGCGGGGACGACATCGTCGCCGGTTGGCAGGCCGCGCGGCAGGGGAGCGACCACCCGTTCTTGGTCGACGTCATGAAGGTGCCCCATCACGGCAGCGACCGCGGGATCACCGAAGGCTTCCTCCGGCAGTTCCCGGCCAGACACTACGTGATCTCGGCGAACGGCCGCGACGGCAACCCGAAGCCGGCGGTCCTGGAGCAGATCGCGTACACACAGGAGGGGAGGCCGTGCACGATCCACGTCACAAACGACCTGCCGCACGTGCGCGCGGCGATGGCGACGATACAGGGAAGGCCGGGGAACCGGATCGCCTACCGCGCGAGGGATGCGGCCGTCGATCCCTTGTCCCTGCGCATCGAGCTCTGA